The Elusimicrobiota bacterium sequence GTTCCTCAAGAGCCGCCCGGAGGGGGTGGAAGTATCAAAGCGCTCCGTGACTGAAATGAAGCCCACCCGATTCCGCTCAAAAATTTCAATCAACTGATAAAAGCCCCGGGGGGAGCGCGTCAGCCGGTCAATTTTATAAGTGATAACCATATCCAATTGCCCCGCCTCCACGTCGCGGAGCATTCGCTGTAATGCCGGGCGGTCCGAATTCGCCCCCGTAAAGCCGGGATCGGAATAGGACTGGGCGAGGACGAAATCCTCCTGGCTGGAGATAAAAGAGCGGATGCGATCCTCCTGGGCTTCGCAGGAATTGAAATCCACTTCCGCCTGCTGTTCCGTTGAGACGCGGGTGTAGATCGCGCAACGGGTGGGCTTCTTCGTGCCATTTTTCTCTTGCATGGTTGCCCTCCGACGGGTATGATTGGCAATAGAATTATTATTTATACTATCCAATATATACTAGTTAGGGGCCCCATTGTCAACCTTAGATTTGGCTCGCCATTTGAAGCGGTTGCGGAAGGAACGCGGCTGGACCCAACAAAAACTGGCGGAGAAAGCGGGCATGTCCTACGTCATTATCACCAAGATTGAACAGGGTGTTTCCAAGGAGCCGACCATCTTGTCGATGATCAAACTGGCTAATGCCCTGGGCGTCTCTCTTGATGAATTGGTCGGGCGGCCCGTTCCGCGGCACCCGACCAACTGAAACCGAAAGCCGCGGCAATGGGCCGCAGGGTGGCCCTTTGGCGCGGCTTTATTAATTTAGGCCACTTTCCGCAGGGCCGGAAGGCGGGCCGACGAAAGGGGTTAGCGGGCCTCTGGATTTCGGGCGCGAAAGGTTTTTCGGTGTTTGACGTTGTGTGACTCTGTAATTCGTCATGTTCCATCCCTCATCGGTTTTCCCCTCGCCCCGGACGGGGAGAGGTCGGGAGAGGGATCCACCAGTAGGGTTGGGCGCGCGCCTTTGGAATTGAGAAGACCTTGTTGGTTCAGGAAGGGATCAAGAGGGTGCGGTATTCCAAAGAGGCCGTGGCCGTCGAATTCTACTGGGAACGTTTCCTCGACGGTGGGAGCCCCTCTCCGGCCCCCGACAGCCCCCCCCGAACCCCCGAAACAAAAGAACCCACCCCCAAATTGGGAGTGGGTCCTTCCGCGCAGTTCGATTCTTCTAAATGGTGTCCCCGACGGGAATCGGTGCGAACCACGGTATTGAGTGCGCCAAACATGGCGCACACTCACAAGTCGCGCTTCCAAACAGAAATAGCGGCCGTGACCGTTTAGTCGATGGGGTGACCAGCCAAAGGCAACGTGCCTTGAATGGCACGTTGGTCACTTTGGCGCGCTTGGGAACGGGCGCGAGATCGTGAGCGCACCGGGTTGGACCGCTTCCAATGCCCTTGTGCGGGCCAACATCTCCACGCAACTGGAGTGCATCCTCGCCCCCATTTGGGGAGAGGACCGAGGAGAGGGGTCCTTTTTTTATCCTCAATTTGTGACCGCTATGCGGGCGCCACAGCGCGCCACTGTTCTCTTCGCACCCCCACACAGCACAGAACGGGACAGAGACACGCACGGCCCTTCGGGCCTCGCTGACTGGCGGGCCGCTTCGGACCTCTTCGCCATTTACCGGGACAACAGGAGCCCTTCCACGGGCCGGATAAAACAGAAGCCACAACGGGAAGAAAGGACCCAGCCGCTTCGGGCCGGGGAGGAAGACGGGGACTGAGACTGAATCGCTGGCCGGGGAAAGAAAGGAACCGTTCCGCTCGCGGCGGAAGAATACGGTGCGCGCGAGGCCGCCCCGAAGCGACAGACGGCGCGCTCGTTTGACACTGACGGTTGATTCGTCTTCCTGGGAAGAAAATGGCAACCGCTCCGATCTTCGTAGAAAGACCGCTCGGGCGGCCCGCCACGAGAACCACGCGGCGGTCCATCCTCGCCCCGCTGTGCTGACGGTTATTTCGTCGTCCGCGCGGAGATATGTTCCCCGCTCCGGTTTGCGGGAAACCCCGCACTGGACGAACGTCCGTCGCGGCGCCTATTACGCGCCGCAACTCCTGCCTCCGATTCCAACGTTTCCCGCTCCGGTCCACGGGAAAAGCCGCGCGGCCTTTTTGGCCGCGCCCCGCTGTGCTCCGGCGGATCGTTCCCGCTGAAGCAGTTCGCCCTTCGCTTCGGTGGGGGAACGGAAACCCGCTGACGGTTATTTCGTCGTCCGCGCGGAGATATGTTCCCCGCTCCGGTTTGCGGGAAATCCGCGCGCTGGACGAACGGCCGTCGCGGCGCCTATTACGCGCCGCAACTCCTGCCTTCGATTCCGACGTTTCCCGCTCCGGTCCACGGGAAAAGCCGCGCGGCCTTTTTGGCCGCGCCCCGCTGTGCTCCGGCGGAATCGTTCCCGCCGGAGCGGTTCGCCCTTCGCTTCGGTGGGGGAAAGGAAACCCGCTGACGGTTATTCCGTCGCCCACAGGAGATATGTTCCCCGCTCCGGTTTGCGGGAAACCCCGCACCGGTCGAACGCCCGTCGCGGCGCCTGGTTTCCGGACTAGCGTCCTCCACCCATTTTCTCGCCTCCCACGGCTCGGGCATCAAACGCGCCGCAACTCCTGCCTCCGGTTCCAACGTTTCCCGCTTCGGTGCCACGGGAAAAGCCGCGCGGCCAGAGGCCGCGCCCCGCTTCCGCCCCGGCCCCGCAGGGGCTCCACCTCCCAACCCGCCGGTCCCCTATGGGCTTCGCCCTTTCTTCCCGCGCGCATATTAAGTATTCCTCTTCCTTGCCGTTAAACAGCGTCCCGGCGTTGGGGGCTTGGGTGCACACGGGGACCGTGGGCACCAGGCCCCCGCTTTTGGGACCACAATTAAAAACATTCTTGGTCTGCCAAAGATTTTTGGCGATCAGGGGTCCGGGTTTAGCCCCGAAGTGTTGCCGCTGTGCGAGATTGTCGACGAAGAGTTTCGATCGCTTCAGCAATCCCATCAGAATCCGGGGCTTTTTCGCCCCACTCCTGCCAGAAGTTCCGGGTTTGGCTCAGCGGTTCAATGGTTGGAAATTTCAGCTTAATTCGGGCAGGAAGAAGGATCGCGTCGCCCAGTAACAAGGCCTCCCCCGTGTCGAGAAGCGGCAAGCCGTCAAGAACCCCCGCCATCGAATCGGGCATAAGGCGCCGGACGACATTTTGATCCTGATCGTTAGTCAGGCGTAAGATGAGGAAATTATTGCACTGGCTAAGGATGGTTCTGCTCACGTCCGATGGGCGTTGGCTCACCACAAGAAGGGAGACGCCATATTTCCGGCCTTCTTTAGCGATTCGTTCGAAGGAGTAGAGGGCTTGTTTCTCGACAGCGTCCGCATCGTCACGGACCGGTAAGTAAAGATGCGCTTCGTCGCACACGAAGACAAACGGGGTCCGCTTTTCCGGTTGCATCCAGAACTGGACGTCGTATAGCAATCGTGCAAATACACCTGTGACGACGGGGAGCACGTCCGAGGGAACCTCAGAGAAATCCACCACCTTGATGCCATGCTTTCCCACACCGGGGGATAATAGTTTTGCGATTTGCTTTCCGAGCCAGTCGTAATTTAGGGCAACCTCTGGTGGGTTAAACATAAAGCCGTACCGGCGGTCCTCCGCCTTGGCTTCGAGACGAGAAATAAATCGCGTCAATTTCCCGTTCCAATCTCCCTTGATTTCTTTATCCTTCGCCCCAGGCTTCATGCCTGTGTCATCCTCTTGTAACTTTTCGAGAAGTTCGCTGAGTTTGTAGGGCACGGGGGAGTCCACGGTGAATGTCGCGCGGACCGTCTCTTGCTTCTCGGTCTTCAAGGTCTTGTCCTTTAACTCCCGCACATGGGTTGTAAATCTCGCTGCCTGGTTGGGCGCATTCTGATCGCTACGGTCCAAGATCATGGAAAGCATCTCTTCTCGGTTCAGGAGCCAATACGGCAGAAAAAGTGTGTTTTCCGGTGGATTGATCAGATCTCCCGGACCGGCAATCTTGAATGCGGCGGCAATAGAATTGGGCACCGTGCCGGTCTTAGAGGCAGGCGGGTTTGCAAGCGGGGAATACTCGCCGTGCATATCAAACACGATGATGTTCGCGTGTTTGCGAGCGTATGCACGTTCCAGGATTAGCGAGACCGCGCAACTTTTGCCCGAGCCGGTACTCCCGAGAATTGCTGCGTGCCTCTGGAAGAACCGATCACCGTTAGCGATTGCGGCGGCCGAGCGGTCGATGACGAAGTGACCGAGTTCGAGCCGTTGTGTCTCATCAAGGTCTTTTCCCATCAATCCCATGAACCGTTGAAGGTTTCCACCCTCAATGAGAAAACAATCACGATCGATTTGGGGGAACGAATCAGCACCTCGCTTAAACCGATTGTGGGCGGCTCCCGCAATGGTTCGATAAGTGCCAAGCAAGACAGCCCGGAGAGAATCGTCTGGGACGATCTCAACTACAAGCGTCGTGGGTGCCATCGCATCAGGCTGAGCTGTCTGCTCCCGAAGCTGTCGGGTCACACGTTCCGTCATGCCAATCAGAAATTCCTGAGCGGTCGTGCCCTGAATTGCGACAAGACTCCCGACTGCGGCACGCGGCAGGAGCGATGCGTTTTCTACCGCAATGATTACGCGGCTCGTATCAACGGAAGCGACCTTGCCGAGCTTGCTTGGAAAATCGAACGCCAAAACAGGTGAATCGCTCATGTAAGTAGCTCCCTTGCCAGAATTCCCAGATCCCATAAATCATGCCCCTGATGATCAAATCGGTGACCCCGCGTCACCATTGTGACTCCACCCCAGGCCACTGGCTTAGAAAGCCACACACATTTCGGTGAAATCTCCGCCAGCTGTTTAACCTTCAAGCTACCCGATTGGTTTAAAATCAGCGTGGGTGTTCCGGTGCGTATCTTTTTTTCAAGATGGGTTTGCAGGTGATCGTCATTGAACCCATAACCAACGACCAGTAGACGCCCGGCCCGGTTAATGTAGTCATTGGCCAAATCACGATGCTTGTCAAAGGGCGAGTTGTATCCAGCTCGGTATTTGTTGATGCCGGGAGTGATCATGAGCCGTTCCGCGTCCAGATCTAGACTGCAACGACGTGGGGCAATTCCGGATTGGTACCAGTCAAAACTTCCATGGGGTTTCAAGACGACCGCACGGGGAAAGTGATCGAGGACGGTAGCCCGAGCTCGAGTTGTTATTCCCCGGCATGATGCCATGCAACTTCGGGCATGGTCGAAAGTCCCCGCATAGTGCCCGACAGCGGTTGTGTCCACGTGGAAGCCGGCCATCTCGCATGCCAACTCGATGAGGCGATCATAGTTGGGTGTGAGGATCGGGAGCCCATTCGAAGGGTGCAACACCTTTGATAGAAATGTCGTCAAGCGTAGCGAGCGATCCCCACGGAGCACAGCGCTCATGACTTCGCGTTCCTTTGGCATTAACAGTGCGCAAGTTCTTTGCGCAATCCAGGTCTCAAGCGTGGTCGATGGCGGTTGTTTAAGTAGCGCAGCTTCTAATCCCTCTCCCGTTTCCAACAAGCCGCTGATCTGATTCCACAGCGTCGCGTCAGCTCCTGTCAGTTCGCCCGCGCTTCTATTGAGATGCGCACCAAGCTCAGGCATCCCCGGGAACCCCTCAGCGGCAGACAACCCAGACCCAATCACCAAGCAGAGACCATCGGTGAAGTGCCCCTGCAAGAATGCGACCAGTGAGTTGAAGTCCATTTTCTCGGTCAATTCCGCTACCGCCTCAAATACAGTTACTTACTAAAAAGTTTTTTACAAGACATGACAAAGCCAGCCGGATGGGGAACAATAGCGTTTGAGTGGGTCTTCCCGTGAAACGGATAATCAATCGTTTCCGCTAGCTCCCTCGGGCTTGTCATGCCAGAGAGGTTGTGAGGTCGGCGACAGTCGTTGGTTTTCGCGCCTCGAAGTCTGCCTGGTCAACGCGGACGTAGCGCCAGGCGGTTCCTGTTGCCTGGGAGATGCGGTCACACCATCCACCGATCGCCTCGTCCTTGGCCGCCGTCCCCTCCCACACGCGTCCCTTCGTCTCAATGATCCAGTTGACCTCTCCCGTCTTTGACTTCTGCACGACCACCCAGTCGGGGTGATAGAAGCCGATGGCTCCACTTGCTTTGAGGTAGTCCACTCGGAATTGCGTGCCGGACTCGCCTTGCTCCGTGGTCCCGAGCGCGGCGAAGCGCAGAACATCGGATGCCTTTAGGTCGAGAAACTCGGCGAAACGTCGCTCGAAGTTGTTGTATGTCGCCACGAAATTGAAGACTGTCTTTTTCGCGACGAGCGGAGGGGGCAGGTTTCTCCGCCAGCTAAAGGGTTTGGTCTCGGATAGCTTGTAGTTCGCCCGATCAAATTCGATCGTACGGCGGTCAATGGTCAGCTCGGCAATTTTGCGCGCGAGGTATTTGGCGATACCCTCTTGGATCTCAAGCCGCGACAGGTGAGAACGAATCGCGTCGCTCTCCAGGTCAACCTTCTTCCCGAAGCAGTGTTTGGTAACGTAATCGCGCACCGCGGGATACAATTCGGCGAAGCGGTTTGGCAGTTTCGCTCGCTCGATGACCTTATTGGTGATGGAACCGAGCAGATCCTGGGGCGGAGGAAGTTCACCGGCTCCGATATCAACCTGGCTGACTTCCGTCTCCGTGGTGGCGAATTCGAGCTTCAGTTTAACCCGATACACCTCCGCAAGATCTTCCTGCTCATACACCGGTTTAAGCAACTCGACGTTCAGTTCCGAAAGCTTGCGGATGTTGAACTCCAGGCTCGGCTTTGTGATCGGGATCGCGATGTCGTAGTCGATCCGTTCCTTCACCGGCTCAATGATGATCGGTCTCGGCGGATCGGTCTTGGTCGTCGTGACGCCGACGCCTTCGGCCTCGAGCTGGTTTCGTAGAACGTCCAGAAGGTTGCGGGTTCCCAGAACTTCAAGGGTCTGCGTTCGGTCTGGGCTAATGTGGGGCATCAGCCGCAGTCCACGCCCGATGACCTGTTCCGGCAAAATTTCGGCCTTGGCGGTAAACGGCCGTAAACCAAGCACCACGGTGACGTTCTTCACGTCCCAACCCTCGCGGAGCATCATCACGCTTACGATGGCCTTGATCTGGTTGTCCGGCTTATCAATATCCCGCACCAGTTCCCGCGCTTTTTCTAGACTAGCTTGGGTGATTTCACCGGTGGAGTCCGTATGGATCACGCTAACCTCAGATTCCTTGAAACCAAATTCCTTCGTCTTCCAGAGGTACTCACCCAGCGCGTCGGCATAGACGTTTTTCTCCGCCATTATGAAAAGCACCGGCTTGGTGTCGAGCATCTTGTAAACGCTCCAATGGTCCTTCCATCGCTGGACGGCGGCGCGTAGCCAATAGCCATATTTCTCGGCGACGTTGTCCTTGGTGATGTGGTCGGGGTCGTCTTTCGGTTGTTTGGGGTCGTCTTCCTTGGTAACGATGATTGGCGCCTTGACGATGCGATCCTCAACCGCTTGGGCGAGCGGGTAGTCGCAGACAGTCCAGGGGAAATACATCCCGTTCTGGTCCTTGGGCGTCGCGGAAAAGTCGAGCCAGAGGCCGAGGCCCTTGGGAAGGGTCCGGTGGATCGCCAATAATGACTGGCTCCAGGAAAGGTCCTCATCGTGGACGTGGTGAGCCTCGTCGTTCAGCACCACGAGGTCCTTCATCGACTTGACCCGCTCCAGCATGGACCGCTGACTGACGGCCAAGTCTTTGACCGGCTTCTTACCCAGTAACGCATCCACGGCATTTTGGGGAGTCCACTCCTTGTCGCGCGACTCGTAAAGCTGGTGGACGTTGGTCAGAAATAAGTTGCCCGAGGCGTCCGGCTCGGTGGCCTCGCCGCGCAAGATCACCTTAGGCTCAAATGGCTTCCATTCGGGTGGAACGAGGGGTAACTGTCTAAAAATGTTATTGCTGGCGAAGTCCTTTTCCAACCGCTGATAAACAATGACGTTCGGAGCGACGATCAAGAAGTTGGTCGAAAGCT is a genomic window containing:
- a CDS encoding DEAD/DEAH box helicase family protein; the encoded protein is MPRAVVAYDKELPEISGRRPWEKPTSFLQKDPVAPTGWREDTSGRRPSQLLLVPKIRTAVDAWREQGYPGASDVTRRLFEYWFDEDHEVANFPVPFRYYFCQREAIETLVWLVEIAGERDAQKLILSHATKFKKDLFSDNIVFQTTMDGKRQIRRYVPELDSEGVQDLPPEDLRRFAFKMATGSGKTWVIAMAVVWSYFHKKRVPGSELSTNFLIVAPNVIVYQRLEKDFASNNIFRQLPLVPPEWKPFEPKVILRGEATEPDASGNLFLTNVHQLYESRDKEWTPQNAVDALLGKKPVKDLAVSQRSMLERVKSMKDLVVLNDEAHHVHDEDLSWSQSLLAIHRTLPKGLGLWLDFSATPKDQNGMYFPWTVCDYPLAQAVEDRIVKAPIIVTKEDDPKQPKDDPDHITKDNVAEKYGYWLRAAVQRWKDHWSVYKMLDTKPVLFIMAEKNVYADALGEYLWKTKEFGFKESEVSVIHTDSTGEITQASLEKARELVRDIDKPDNQIKAIVSVMMLREGWDVKNVTVVLGLRPFTAKAEILPEQVIGRGLRLMPHISPDRTQTLEVLGTRNLLDVLRNQLEAEGVGVTTTKTDPPRPIIIEPVKERIDYDIAIPITKPSLEFNIRKLSELNVELLKPVYEQEDLAEVYRVKLKLEFATTETEVSQVDIGAGELPPPQDLLGSITNKVIERAKLPNRFAELYPAVRDYVTKHCFGKKVDLESDAIRSHLSRLEIQEGIAKYLARKIAELTIDRRTIEFDRANYKLSETKPFSWRRNLPPPLVAKKTVFNFVATYNNFERRFAEFLDLKASDVLRFAALGTTEQGESGTQFRVDYLKASGAIGFYHPDWVVVQKSKTGEVNWIIETKGRVWEGTAAKDEAIGGWCDRISQATGTAWRYVRVDQADFEARKPTTVADLTTSLA
- a CDS encoding helix-turn-helix transcriptional regulator, whose translation is MKRLRKERGWTQQKLAEKAGMSYVIITKIEQGVSKEPTILSMIKLANALGVSLDELVGRPVPRHPTN
- a CDS encoding ATP-binding protein: MSDSPVLAFDFPSKLGKVASVDTSRVIIAVENASLLPRAAVGSLVAIQGTTAQEFLIGMTERVTRQLREQTAQPDAMAPTTLVVEIVPDDSLRAVLLGTYRTIAGAAHNRFKRGADSFPQIDRDCFLIEGGNLQRFMGLMGKDLDETQRLELGHFVIDRSAAAIANGDRFFQRHAAILGSTGSGKSCAVSLILERAYARKHANIIVFDMHGEYSPLANPPASKTGTVPNSIAAAFKIAGPGDLINPPENTLFLPYWLLNREEMLSMILDRSDQNAPNQAARFTTHVRELKDKTLKTEKQETVRATFTVDSPVPYKLSELLEKLQEDDTGMKPGAKDKEIKGDWNGKLTRFISRLEAKAEDRRYGFMFNPPEVALNYDWLGKQIAKLLSPGVGKHGIKVVDFSEVPSDVLPVVTGVFARLLYDVQFWMQPEKRTPFVFVCDEAHLYLPVRDDADAVEKQALYSFERIAKEGRKYGVSLLVVSQRPSDVSRTILSQCNNFLILRLTNDQDQNVVRRLMPDSMAGVLDGLPLLDTGEALLLGDAILLPARIKLKFPTIEPLSQTRNFWQEWGEKAPDSDGIAEAIETLRRQSRTAATLRG
- a CDS encoding SIR2 family protein — encoded protein: MTEKMDFNSLVAFLQGHFTDGLCLVIGSGLSAAEGFPGMPELGAHLNRSAGELTGADATLWNQISGLLETGEGLEAALLKQPPSTTLETWIAQRTCALLMPKEREVMSAVLRGDRSLRLTTFLSKVLHPSNGLPILTPNYDRLIELACEMAGFHVDTTAVGHYAGTFDHARSCMASCRGITTRARATVLDHFPRAVVLKPHGSFDWYQSGIAPRRCSLDLDAERLMITPGINKYRAGYNSPFDKHRDLANDYINRAGRLLVVGYGFNDDHLQTHLEKKIRTGTPTLILNQSGSLKVKQLAEISPKCVWLSKPVAWGGVTMVTRGHRFDHQGHDLWDLGILARELLT